The proteins below come from a single Streptomyces sp. B3I8 genomic window:
- the ftsY gene encoding signal recognition particle-docking protein FtsY translates to MEIVILAVVIAVVVIGALGGLVVGSRRKKPLPPAPPTTPDITAPPAEPHVGDEAETPREEPRRTIEEVDLPGGGTAPVVVEEPTAAPVPAIEIPEPTAGRLVRLRARLSRSQNALGKGLLTLLSREHLDEDTWEEIEDTLLTADVGVQPTQDLVERLRERVRVLGTRTPQELRTLLREELLTILVPEFDRTVKTDSNLDTPGIVMVVGVNGTGKTTTTGKLARVLVADGRTVVLGAADTFRAAAADQLQTWGERVGARTVRGPEGGDPASVAFDAVKEGTESGADVVLIDTAGRLHTKTGLMDELGKVKRVVEKHAPLDEVLLVLDATTGQNGLVQARVFAEVVDISGIVLTKLDGTAKGGIVIAVQRELGVPVKLVGLGEGADDLAPFEPEAFVDALIGD, encoded by the coding sequence ATGGAAATCGTCATCCTTGCTGTAGTCATCGCCGTGGTCGTGATCGGCGCGCTCGGCGGGCTCGTGGTCGGCAGCCGCCGAAAGAAGCCGCTGCCCCCGGCGCCCCCCACGACGCCCGACATCACCGCCCCCCCGGCCGAGCCGCACGTCGGCGACGAGGCCGAGACGCCGCGCGAGGAACCGCGCCGGACCATCGAGGAGGTCGACCTACCCGGCGGCGGCACCGCCCCCGTCGTCGTCGAGGAACCGACCGCCGCGCCCGTCCCGGCGATCGAGATCCCGGAGCCCACCGCCGGCCGGCTGGTCCGCCTGCGCGCCCGGCTCTCCCGCTCGCAGAACGCGCTCGGCAAGGGCCTGCTCACCCTTCTCTCCCGTGAGCACCTCGACGAGGACACCTGGGAGGAGATCGAGGACACCCTCCTCACCGCCGACGTCGGCGTCCAGCCCACCCAGGATCTGGTCGAACGACTGCGCGAGCGCGTGAGGGTCCTCGGCACCCGCACCCCGCAGGAGCTGCGCACCCTGCTGCGCGAGGAACTGCTGACGATCCTGGTCCCCGAGTTCGACCGTACGGTCAAGACCGACTCGAACCTCGACACCCCCGGCATCGTGATGGTGGTCGGCGTCAACGGCACCGGCAAGACCACCACCACCGGCAAGCTCGCGCGCGTGCTCGTCGCCGACGGCCGCACCGTCGTGCTCGGCGCCGCCGACACCTTCCGCGCGGCCGCCGCCGACCAGCTCCAGACCTGGGGCGAGCGGGTCGGCGCCCGCACCGTGCGCGGCCCCGAGGGCGGCGACCCGGCGTCCGTCGCCTTCGACGCGGTCAAGGAGGGCACCGAGTCCGGCGCCGACGTCGTGCTCATCGACACCGCCGGCCGGCTGCACACCAAGACCGGTCTGATGGACGAGCTGGGCAAGGTCAAGCGGGTCGTGGAGAAGCACGCCCCGCTCGACGAGGTACTGCTCGTCCTCGACGCCACGACCGGCCAGAACGGCCTCGTCCAGGCCCGCGTCTTCGCCGAGGTCGTGGACATCAGCGGCATCGTCCTGACCAAGCTGGACGGCACCGCCAAGGGCGGCATCGTCATCGCGGTCCAGCGCGAACTGGGCGTCCCCGTGAAACTCGTCGGCCTCGGCGAGGGAGCCGACGACCTGGCCCCCTTCGAACCGGAAGCGTTCGTGGACGCCTTGATCGGCGACTAG
- a CDS encoding bifunctional DNA primase/polymerase, translating to MGFTIGSTRTRTIRDLRSVARRRGRSPECAAVAEYTGLWGWDVVPGARTAAGACSCGRAGCPEPGAHPLDFAAPVRAGVTLDEAYRAWAAYPGAAVMLPVGRAFDVIEVGEAAGRSALVRMERMGLPVGPVTVTPEGRAQFFVAAGGAAELPRLLYRMAWEDTALDLRGLGIGACVTAPPSDRAGRGVVRWLRAPGLDAGGAVPAARLLVGTLAYVAHRARAGI from the coding sequence ATGGGCTTCACGATCGGCTCCACACGGACCAGGACCATCCGCGACCTCAGGTCCGTGGCCCGGCGCCGCGGCCGGTCACCGGAGTGCGCCGCCGTCGCCGAGTACACCGGCCTGTGGGGCTGGGACGTGGTGCCCGGGGCGCGGACCGCGGCGGGGGCCTGCTCGTGCGGCCGGGCCGGCTGCCCGGAGCCGGGGGCACATCCGCTGGACTTCGCCGCCCCGGTGCGGGCCGGGGTCACGCTGGACGAGGCGTACCGGGCGTGGGCCGCGTATCCGGGTGCCGCGGTGATGCTGCCGGTCGGGCGGGCGTTCGACGTGATCGAGGTCGGCGAGGCGGCGGGGCGGTCGGCCCTGGTGCGGATGGAGCGGATGGGGCTGCCGGTGGGGCCGGTGACGGTGACGCCGGAGGGGCGGGCGCAGTTCTTCGTGGCGGCGGGGGGCGCGGCGGAGCTGCCACGGCTGCTGTACCGGATGGCGTGGGAGGACACCGCGCTCGATCTGCGGGGGCTGGGGATCGGGGCCTGCGTCACGGCTCCGCCGTCGGACCGGGCGGGTCGGGGGGTGGTGCGGTGGTTGCGGGCACCGGGGCTGGATGCGGGGGGTGCGGTGCCGGCGGCGCGGCTTCTCGTCGGGACGTTGGCGTATGTGGCGCATCGGGCGCGGGCGGGGATCTAG
- a CDS encoding ammonium transporter, with amino-acid sequence MAPAITLAADAPQFSSANTGFMLICSALVMLMTPGLAFFYGGMVRVKSTLNMLMMSFISLGIVTILWVLYGFSLAFGTDKGSVIGWSSDFVGFTGIGKMELWSGYTIPVYVFAVFQLMFAIITPALISGALADRVKFSAWALFLTLWVTIVYFPVAHWVWGTGGWAFDLGVIDFAGGTAVHINAGAAALGVILVIGKRVGFKRDPMRPHSLPLVMLGAGLLWFGWFGFNAGSWLGNDDGVGPLMFVNTQVATAAAMLAWLAYEKIRHGAFTTLGAASGAVAGLVAITPSGGAVSPLGAIAVGAIAGVLCAMAVGLKYRFGYDDSLDVVGVHMVGGIAGSLLVGLFASGGGQSDVKGLFYGGGLDQFWKQCAGVFAVLAYSLVASAILAFLIDRTLGMRVPEDDEMSGIDQAEHAETAYDHTGAGGGTIGSTTPTTLAAASAPSKKVDA; translated from the coding sequence ATGGCACCAGCCATCACGCTTGCGGCGGACGCACCGCAGTTTTCGTCCGCCAACACAGGCTTCATGCTCATCTGTTCCGCCCTGGTGATGCTCATGACCCCAGGCCTGGCCTTCTTCTACGGAGGCATGGTCCGCGTCAAGAGCACCCTGAACATGCTGATGATGAGCTTCATCAGTCTGGGCATCGTCACCATCCTCTGGGTGCTCTACGGCTTCTCCCTCGCCTTCGGCACCGACAAGGGCTCCGTCATCGGCTGGTCCTCCGACTTCGTCGGATTCACCGGCATCGGCAAGATGGAACTGTGGAGCGGTTACACCATCCCGGTCTACGTCTTCGCCGTCTTCCAGCTCATGTTCGCGATCATCACACCCGCCCTGATCAGCGGCGCCCTCGCGGACCGCGTCAAGTTCAGCGCCTGGGCGCTCTTCCTCACCCTGTGGGTCACGATCGTGTACTTCCCGGTCGCCCACTGGGTCTGGGGCACCGGCGGCTGGGCCTTCGACCTCGGCGTCATCGACTTCGCCGGCGGCACCGCCGTCCACATCAACGCCGGTGCGGCGGCGCTCGGCGTGATCCTCGTCATCGGCAAGCGCGTCGGCTTCAAGCGGGACCCGATGCGCCCGCACAGCCTGCCGCTCGTCATGCTCGGTGCCGGACTCCTGTGGTTCGGCTGGTTCGGCTTCAACGCCGGGTCCTGGCTCGGCAACGACGACGGCGTCGGCCCGCTGATGTTCGTCAACACCCAGGTCGCCACCGCCGCCGCGATGCTCGCCTGGCTCGCCTACGAGAAGATCCGCCACGGCGCGTTCACCACGCTGGGCGCCGCCTCCGGCGCCGTCGCCGGCCTGGTCGCCATCACGCCCTCCGGCGGCGCGGTCTCCCCGCTCGGCGCGATCGCCGTCGGCGCCATCGCCGGCGTGCTGTGCGCCATGGCCGTCGGCCTGAAGTACCGCTTCGGCTACGACGACTCCCTCGACGTCGTCGGCGTCCACATGGTCGGCGGCATCGCCGGCTCCCTGCTCGTCGGCCTCTTCGCCAGCGGCGGCGGCCAGTCCGACGTCAAGGGCCTGTTCTACGGGGGCGGCCTCGACCAGTTCTGGAAGCAGTGCGCCGGTGTCTTCGCCGTCCTCGCCTACTCGCTGGTCGCCTCCGCGATCCTCGCCTTCCTGATCGACAGGACGCTCGGCATGCGGGTCCCCGAGGACGACGAGATGTCCGGCATCGACCAGGCCGAACACGCCGAGACCGCGTACGACCACACCGGCGCCGGCGGCGGCACGATCGGCTCGACGACACCGACCACGCTCGCCGCGGCCTCCGCCCCGTCCAAGAAGGTGGACGCATGA
- a CDS encoding P-II family nitrogen regulator produces MKLITAVVKPHRLDEIKEALQAFGVHGLTVTEASGYGRQRGHTEVYRGAEYTVDLVPKIRIEVLVEDSDAEQVIDVVVKAARTGKIGDGKVWSLPVDTAVRVRTGERGPDAL; encoded by the coding sequence ATGAAGCTCATCACCGCCGTCGTCAAGCCGCACCGGCTCGACGAGATCAAGGAAGCGCTGCAGGCCTTCGGCGTCCACGGCCTGACCGTCACCGAAGCCAGCGGGTACGGACGCCAGCGCGGCCACACCGAGGTCTACCGCGGCGCCGAGTACACGGTCGACCTCGTTCCCAAGATCCGCATCGAGGTTCTCGTCGAGGACTCAGACGCCGAACAGGTGATCGACGTCGTCGTCAAGGCCGCCCGCACCGGCAAGATCGGCGACGGCAAGGTCTGGTCCCTCCCCGTCGACACGGCCGTACGCGTCCGCACCGGGGAGCGCGGTCCGGACGCGCTGTGA
- a CDS encoding [protein-PII] uridylyltransferase, with product MHHPHASHPPDDPAGYAAARLRLLTEDAHSGPPRRAALSRLTDDWLAGLFTTAATGTGGEPAGLRGISLVAVGGYGRGELSPRSDLDLVLLHDGTDPHRVAALADRLWYPVWDLGLALDHSVRTPAEARRTAADDLKAQLGLLDARHLAGDLGLTTATRTTVLADWRNQAPKRLPELQELCAARATRQGELRYLLEPDLKEARGGLRDATALRAVAASWLADAPREGLDDARRRLLDVRDALHLTTGRATDRLALQEQDQVAAALGLLDADALLRQVYEAARVIAYAADVTWREVGRVLRSRAVRPRLRAMLSGGKQPAERSPLAEGVVEQDGEAVLARTARPERDPVLPLRAAAAAAQAGLPLSPHAVRRLAATTRPLPTPWPAEAREQLVTLLGAGRPTVDVWEALEAEELITRLLPDWERVRCRPQRNAVHLWTVDRHLIETAVRASALTRRVHRPDLLLVAALLHDIGKGWPGDHSVAGETIARDVATRIGFDRTDTAVLATLVRHHLLLVDTATRRDLDDPATVRSVADAVGSQGTLELLHALTEADALATGPAAWSAWRGSLVADLVARVAARLAGDTPAEPDTGAPTAEQERLAVEALRTGGPVLALHARAETLAHDDPAHDLPEPLGVELLIAVPEQTGVLPAVAGVLALHRLTVRTAELRALDPPEGVEAAGSVLLLDWRVAAEYGSLPQGARLRADLVRALDGTFDIASRLAERDAAYPRRRGVEPPPPRVTVAPAASRLATVIEVRAQDAPGLLFRIGRALEAAGARVRSAHVSTLGANALDAFYVTQGDGVPLPDDKALAVARDLESALRA from the coding sequence GTGCACCACCCCCACGCGAGCCACCCCCCGGACGACCCGGCCGGCTACGCGGCCGCCCGGCTGCGCCTCCTCACCGAGGACGCCCACTCCGGCCCCCCGCGCCGCGCCGCCCTCTCCCGCCTCACCGACGACTGGCTCGCCGGCCTCTTCACCACCGCCGCCACCGGCACCGGTGGCGAACCGGCCGGCCTCCGCGGCATCTCCCTGGTCGCCGTCGGCGGCTACGGCCGCGGTGAACTCTCCCCCCGCAGCGACCTCGACCTCGTCCTCCTCCACGACGGCACCGACCCCCACCGCGTCGCCGCCCTCGCCGACCGCCTCTGGTACCCCGTCTGGGACCTCGGCCTCGCCCTCGACCACTCAGTCCGCACTCCCGCCGAGGCCCGCAGGACCGCCGCCGACGACCTCAAGGCCCAGCTCGGCCTCCTCGACGCCCGCCACCTCGCCGGCGACCTCGGCCTCACCACCGCCACCCGCACCACCGTCCTCGCCGACTGGCGCAACCAGGCCCCCAAACGCCTCCCCGAGCTCCAGGAACTGTGCGCCGCACGCGCCACCCGCCAGGGCGAACTGCGCTACCTCCTCGAACCCGACCTCAAGGAGGCCCGCGGTGGACTGCGCGACGCCACCGCCCTGCGCGCCGTCGCCGCCTCCTGGCTCGCCGACGCCCCGCGCGAGGGACTCGACGACGCCCGCCGCCGCCTCCTCGACGTCCGCGACGCCCTCCACCTCACCACCGGCCGCGCCACCGACCGCCTCGCCCTCCAGGAACAGGACCAGGTCGCCGCCGCCCTCGGCCTGCTGGACGCCGACGCCCTGCTGCGCCAGGTCTACGAGGCGGCACGCGTCATCGCCTACGCCGCCGACGTCACCTGGCGCGAAGTGGGGCGCGTACTGCGCTCCCGCGCCGTACGCCCACGCCTGCGCGCCATGCTGAGCGGCGGAAAACAGCCCGCCGAACGCTCCCCGCTCGCCGAGGGCGTCGTCGAGCAGGACGGCGAAGCGGTGCTCGCCCGCACCGCACGCCCCGAACGCGACCCCGTACTCCCCCTGCGCGCTGCGGCCGCCGCCGCACAGGCCGGACTCCCGCTCTCCCCGCACGCCGTACGACGCCTCGCCGCCACCACGCGACCCCTGCCCACGCCCTGGCCCGCCGAGGCCCGCGAACAGCTCGTCACCCTGCTCGGCGCCGGCCGCCCCACCGTCGACGTCTGGGAGGCGCTGGAGGCCGAGGAGCTGATCACCCGGCTGCTGCCCGACTGGGAGCGCGTCCGCTGCCGCCCGCAGCGCAACGCCGTCCACCTGTGGACCGTCGACCGGCACCTGATCGAGACCGCAGTCCGCGCCTCCGCGCTCACCCGCCGCGTCCACCGCCCCGACCTCCTCCTGGTCGCCGCCCTCCTGCACGACATCGGCAAGGGCTGGCCCGGCGACCACAGCGTCGCCGGCGAGACCATCGCCCGCGACGTCGCCACCCGCATCGGCTTCGACCGCACGGACACCGCCGTTCTCGCCACCCTCGTCCGCCACCACCTGCTCCTCGTGGACACCGCCACCCGGCGCGACCTGGACGACCCCGCCACCGTCCGGTCGGTCGCCGACGCCGTCGGCTCCCAGGGCACCCTCGAACTGCTGCACGCCCTCACCGAGGCCGACGCCCTCGCCACCGGCCCCGCCGCCTGGTCCGCCTGGCGCGGCTCCCTCGTCGCCGACCTGGTCGCCCGCGTCGCCGCCCGGCTCGCCGGGGACACCCCCGCCGAACCCGACACCGGCGCACCCACCGCCGAACAGGAACGCCTCGCCGTCGAGGCCCTGCGCACCGGCGGCCCGGTCCTCGCCCTGCACGCCCGGGCCGAAACACTGGCCCACGACGACCCCGCCCACGACCTGCCCGAGCCGCTCGGCGTCGAACTGCTGATCGCCGTACCCGAGCAGACCGGCGTCCTGCCCGCCGTCGCCGGCGTCCTCGCCCTGCACCGGCTGACCGTCCGCACCGCGGAACTGCGTGCCCTCGACCCGCCCGAGGGCGTCGAGGCAGCCGGATCCGTACTGCTGCTCGACTGGCGGGTGGCCGCCGAGTACGGCTCCCTGCCCCAGGGCGCCCGGCTGCGCGCCGACCTCGTACGGGCCCTGGACGGCACCTTCGACATCGCCTCCCGCCTCGCCGAACGCGACGCCGCGTACCCGCGGCGCCGGGGTGTGGAACCGCCCCCGCCCCGCGTCACCGTCGCTCCGGCCGCCTCCCGGCTGGCCACCGTGATCGAGGTCCGCGCCCAGGACGCACCGGGGCTGCTGTTCCGCATCGGACGGGCGTTGGAGGCGGCGGGGGCGCGGGTGCGGAGCGCGCATGTCAGCACGCTGGGCGCGAACGCCCTGGACGCCTTCTACGTGACGCAGGGGGACGGGGTGCCGTTGCCGGACGACAAGGCATTGGCCGTGGCCCGGGACCTGGAGTCCGCGCTGCGGGCCTGA
- the ffh gene encoding signal recognition particle protein, with translation MFDTLSDRLSATFKSLRGKGRLSEADIDATAREIRIALLEADVALPVVRTFIKNVKERALGSEVSRALNPAQQVLKIVNEELVTILGGETRRLRFAKQPPTVLMLAGLQGAGKTTLAGKLGRWLKEQGHSPLLVACDLQRPNAVNQLSVVAERAGVAVYAPEPGNGVGDPVKVAEDSIEFAKTKVHDIVIVDTAGRLGIDQELMRQAADIRDAVSPDEILFVVDAMIGQDAVNTAEAFRDGVGFDGVVLSKLDGDARGGAALSIASVTGKPIMFASNGEKLDEFDAFHPDRMASRILDMGDLLTLIEQAEKTFSQAEAEKMASKLASKKGQDFTLDDFLAQMEQVRKMGSISKLLGMLPGMGQIKDQINNIDERDVDRTAAIIKSMTPAERQEPTIINGSRRARIARGSGVEVSAVKNLVERFFEARKMMSRMAQGGGMPGMPGMPGMGGGPGRQKKQQKKSKGKQRSGNPMKRKQQEQEAAARRAAAAAQGGQDGNAFGLPQQGAGQDFELPDEFKKFMG, from the coding sequence GTGTTCGATACTCTCTCCGACCGCCTCTCAGCCACTTTCAAATCCCTCAGGGGCAAGGGCAGGCTGTCCGAAGCGGACATCGACGCCACGGCCCGCGAGATCCGCATCGCGCTCCTGGAAGCGGACGTGGCCCTGCCGGTCGTCCGCACGTTCATCAAGAACGTCAAGGAGCGGGCCCTCGGCTCCGAGGTCTCCCGCGCGCTGAACCCCGCCCAGCAGGTCCTCAAGATCGTCAACGAGGAACTCGTCACCATCCTGGGCGGAGAGACCCGCCGCCTGCGGTTCGCCAAGCAGCCGCCCACCGTGCTGATGCTCGCGGGCCTGCAGGGTGCAGGCAAGACCACCCTCGCCGGCAAGCTCGGCCGCTGGCTCAAGGAGCAGGGCCACTCCCCGCTGCTCGTCGCGTGCGACCTGCAGCGCCCCAACGCCGTCAACCAGCTCAGCGTCGTCGCCGAGCGCGCCGGCGTCGCGGTCTACGCGCCCGAGCCGGGCAACGGCGTCGGCGACCCGGTCAAGGTCGCCGAGGACTCCATCGAGTTCGCGAAGACCAAGGTCCACGACATCGTGATCGTGGACACCGCCGGCCGCCTCGGCATCGACCAGGAACTGATGCGGCAGGCCGCGGACATCCGCGACGCCGTCAGCCCCGACGAGATCCTCTTCGTCGTCGACGCGATGATCGGCCAGGACGCCGTCAACACCGCGGAGGCCTTCCGCGACGGCGTCGGCTTCGACGGCGTCGTCCTCTCCAAGCTCGACGGTGACGCCCGCGGCGGCGCGGCCCTGTCGATCGCCTCGGTGACCGGCAAGCCGATCATGTTCGCGTCGAACGGCGAGAAGCTCGACGAGTTCGACGCCTTCCACCCGGACCGGATGGCCTCCCGCATCCTCGACATGGGTGACCTGCTCACCCTGATCGAGCAGGCGGAGAAGACCTTCAGCCAGGCCGAGGCCGAGAAGATGGCCTCCAAGCTGGCTTCCAAGAAGGGCCAGGACTTCACGCTCGACGACTTCCTGGCCCAGATGGAGCAGGTCAGGAAGATGGGCTCGATCTCCAAGCTGCTCGGCATGCTGCCGGGCATGGGGCAGATCAAGGACCAGATCAACAACATCGACGAGCGGGACGTCGACCGCACGGCGGCCATCATCAAATCGATGACCCCGGCCGAGCGCCAGGAACCGACGATCATCAACGGCTCGCGCCGCGCCCGTATCGCGCGCGGCTCCGGCGTCGAGGTCAGCGCCGTGAAGAACCTGGTCGAACGGTTCTTCGAGGCGCGGAAGATGATGTCGCGCATGGCGCAGGGTGGCGGAATGCCCGGCATGCCGGGGATGCCCGGCATGGGCGGCGGCCCCGGCCGGCAGAAGAAGCAGCAGAAGAAGTCCAAGGGCAAGCAGCGCTCGGGCAACCCGATGAAGCGCAAGCAGCAGGAGCAGGAGGCCGCGGCCCGCCGCGCCGCCGCCGCCGCGCAGGGCGGCCAGGACGGCAACGCGTTCGGGCTGCCGCAGCAGGGCGCCGGTCAGGACTTCGAGCTGCCGGACGAGTTCAAGAAGTTCATGGGCTGA
- a CDS encoding SAM-dependent methyltransferase, whose protein sequence is MTPTLVRQQPSHAVSPHRTAPPARARDWVEIQERMLVPLYEAVYERLGVGTGTRLLGLGCGSGLALLLAASRGAAVTGVDTGRAELLALARERLLPGGARDPHPGAPAREPGPGCARLVDGTPGDAAAASGRPGYDVVTVFDPLGPSADGADGPAGRLEEAVPLTEHGGAVVLAGWGPAERCATVSVLRMAAKSADPVRGGGADTGVADPPGTEGRWPAGRDELEEAARRAGLRPDGSGRVACPFGYADIGSAVRGLLSTGAFDPALAVTDEEQVKKELTEALHPHVRQDGTVWMPNVFRYLVARRG, encoded by the coding sequence ATGACACCGACGCTCGTGCGACAGCAGCCGTCACACGCCGTTTCCCCGCACCGCACGGCGCCGCCCGCACGCGCGCGGGACTGGGTCGAGATACAGGAGCGGATGCTGGTGCCGCTCTACGAGGCGGTGTACGAGCGACTCGGCGTGGGCACCGGCACCCGACTGCTCGGGCTCGGCTGCGGTTCCGGGCTCGCGCTGCTGCTGGCGGCTTCGCGCGGCGCGGCGGTGACCGGAGTGGACACCGGGCGCGCCGAGCTGCTGGCGCTCGCGCGAGAACGGCTGCTGCCGGGCGGCGCGCGGGACCCGCATCCGGGGGCGCCGGCGCGGGAGCCCGGACCGGGGTGCGCGCGACTCGTGGACGGGACGCCGGGTGACGCGGCCGCGGCGTCCGGGCGCCCCGGGTACGACGTCGTGACCGTGTTCGACCCGTTGGGCCCTTCGGCCGACGGCGCGGACGGGCCGGCCGGGAGGCTGGAGGAGGCGGTGCCTCTCACGGAGCACGGCGGCGCGGTGGTGCTCGCCGGGTGGGGCCCGGCGGAGCGGTGCGCGACGGTGTCCGTGCTGCGGATGGCCGCGAAGTCGGCGGATCCGGTGCGCGGCGGGGGCGCCGACACGGGCGTCGCCGACCCGCCGGGAACGGAGGGCCGGTGGCCGGCCGGCCGGGACGAGCTGGAGGAGGCCGCGCGGCGGGCGGGGCTGCGCCCGGACGGGTCGGGGCGGGTCGCCTGCCCGTTCGGATACGCGGACATCGGGAGCGCGGTACGCGGGCTGCTGTCCACCGGAGCGTTCGACCCGGCCCTCGCGGTGACGGACGAGGAGCAGGTGAAGAAGGAACTGACGGAGGCGCTGCACCCGCACGTGCGGCAGGACGGCACGGTGTGGATGCCGAACGTCTTCCGCTATCTGGTCGCCCGGAGGGGGTGA